The proteins below are encoded in one region of Ursus arctos isolate Adak ecotype North America unplaced genomic scaffold, UrsArc2.0 scaffold_24, whole genome shotgun sequence:
- the TRAF4 gene encoding TNF receptor-associated factor 4, with the protein MPGFDYKFLEKPKRRLLCPLCGKPMREPVQVSTCGHRFCDTCLQEFLSEGVFKCPEDQLPLDYAKIYPDPELEVQVLGLAIRCIHSEEGCRWSGPLRHLQSHLNTCSFNVIPCPNRCPTKLSRRDLPAHLQHDCPKRRLKCEFCGCDFSGEAFESHEGVCPQESVYCENKCGARMMRRLLAQHATSECPKRTQPCTYCAKEFVFDTIQSHQYQCPRLPVPCPNQCGVGTVAREDLPGHLKESCSTALVLCPFKDSGCKHRCPKLAMARHVEESVKPHLAMMCALVSRQRQELQELRRELEELSVGSDGVLIWKISGYGRRLQEAKAKPNLECFSPAFYTHKYGYKLQVSAFLNGNGSGEGTHLSLYIRVLPGAFDNLLEWPFARRVTFSLLDQSDPGLAKPQHVTETFHPDPNWKNFQKPGTWRGSLDESSLGFGYPKFISHQDIRKRNYVRDDAVFIRASVELPRKILS; encoded by the exons atGCCCGGCTTCGACTACAAGTTCCTGGAGAAGCCCAAGCGGCGGCTGCTGTGCCCGCTGTGCGGGAAGCCCATGCGCGAGCCGGTGCAGGTTTCTACCTGCGGCCACCGCTTCTGCGACACCTGCCTGCAGGAGTTCCTCAG TGAAGGAGTCTTCAAATGCCCTGAGGACCAGCTTCCTTTGGACTATGCCAAG ATCTACCCGGACCCCGAGCTGGAGGTACAGGTCTTGGGCCTGGCTATCCGCTGCATCCACAGCGAGGAGGGCTGCCGCTGGAGCGGGCCACTCCGCCACCTGCAG AGCCACCTGAATACGTGCAGCTTCAATGTCATCCCCTGCCCCAACCGCTGCCCCACCAAGCTGAGCCGCCGGGACCTGCCTGCCCACCTGCAGCACGACTGCCCCAAGCGGCGCCTCAAGTGCGAGTTCTGCGGTTGCGACTTCAGTGGGGAGGCCTTTGAG AGCCACGAGGGCGTGTGCCCCCAGGAGAGCGTGTACTGCGAGAACAAGTGCGGGGCCCGCATGATGCGGCGCCTGCTGGCCCAGCACGCCACCTCCGAGTGCCCCAAGCGCACCCAGCCTTGCACCTACTGCGCCAAGGAGTTCGTCTTCGACACCATCCAG AGCCACCAGTACCAGTGCCCGAGGTTGCCCGTGCCCTGCCCCAACCAGTGTGGCGTGGGCACGGTGGCTCGGGAGGACCTGCCTGGCCATCTGAAGGAGAGCTGCAGCACGGCCCTGGTGCTGTGTCCCTTCAAGGACTCCGGCTGCAAGCACAGG TGCCCTAAGCTGGCGATGGCACGGCACGTGGAGGAGAGCGTGAAGCCACACCTGGCCATGATGTGCGCCCTGGTGAGCCGGCAGcggcaggagctgcaggagctgCGGCGGGAGCTGGAGGAGCTGTCGGTGGGCAGTGACGGCGTGCTCATCTGGAAGATCAGCGGCTACGGACGGCGGCTTCAGGAAGCCAAAGCCAAGCCCAACCTCGAGTGCTTCAGCCCGGCCTTCTACACGCACAAGTACGGCTACAAGCTGCAGGTGTCTGCGTTCCTCAATGGCAACGGCAGTGGGGAGGGCACACACCTCTCGCTCTACATCCGCGTGCTGCCAGGTGCCTTTGACAATCTCCTTGAGTGGCCGTTCGCCCGCCGTGTCACCTTCTCCCTGCTGGATCAGAGCGACCCTGGGCTGGCCAAGCCACAGCATGTCACTGAGACCTTTCACCCCGACCCAAACTGGAAGAATTTCCAAAAACCGGGCACTTGGCGGGGCTCCCTGGATGAGAGCTCTCTGGGCTTTGGGTATCCCAAGTTCATCTCCCACCAGGATATCCGCAAGCGAAACTACGTGCGGGATGATGCCGTCTTCATCCGTGCCTCTGTTGAATTGCCCCGAAAGATCCTCAGCTGA
- the NEK8 gene encoding serine/threonine-protein kinase Nek8 gives MEKYERIRVVGRGAFGIVHLCLRKADQKLVIIKQIPVEQMTKEERQAAQNECQVLKLLNHPNVIEYYENFLEDKALMIAMEYAPGGTLAEFIQKRCNSLLEEETILHFFVQILLALHHVHTHLILHRDLKTQNILLDKHRMVVKIGDFGISKILSSKSKAYTVVGTPCYISPELCEGKPYNQKSDIWALGCVLYELASLKRAFEAANLPALVLKIMSGTFAPISDRYSPELRQLVLSLLSLEPSQRPPLSHIMAQPLCIRALLNLHTDLGSVRMRRAEKSLVPGPPMAPGGSTGSRTTGARCRGIPRGPPRPAIPPPLSSVYAWGGGLSAPLRLPMLNTEVVQVAAGRTQKAGVTRSGRLILWEAPPLGAGGGALLPGAVEQQQPQFVSRFLEGQSGVTIKHVACGDLFTACLTDRGIIMTFGSGSNGCLGHGGLNDLSQPTIVEALLGYEMVQVACGASHVLALSTERELFAWGRGDGGRLGLGTRESHSCPQQVSMPPGQEAQRVVCGIDSSMILTVPGQALACGSNRFNKLGLDHLSLGEEPAPYQQVEEALSFTPLGSAPLDQEPLLSVDLGTAHSAAVTASGDCYTFGSNQHGQLGTNARRVSRAPCQVQGLQNMKIAMVACGDAFTVAIGAEGEVYSWGKGARGRLGRRDEDAGLPRPVQLDETHPYTVTSVSCCHGNTLLAVRAVTDEQIPP, from the exons GATTGTGCACCTGTGCCTGCGTAAGGCTGACCAGAAGCTGGTGATCATCAAGCAGATCCCAGTGGAGCAGATGACCAAAGAAGAGCGGCAGGCAGCCCAAAATGAGTGCCAGGTCCTGAAGCTACTCAACCACCCCAATGTCATTGAGTACTATGAGAACTTCCTGGAAGACAAGGCCCTCATGATCGCCATGGAGTACGCACCAG GTGGCACCCTGGCTGAGTTCATCCAAAAGCGCTGTAACTCCCTGCTGGAGGAGGAGACCATCCTACACTTCTTTGTGCAGATCCTGCTCGCGCTGCACCACGTGCATACCCACCTCATCCTGCACCGGGACCTCAAGACTCAAAACATCCTTCTGGACAAACACCGCATGGTTGTCAAGATTGGTGACTTCGGCATCTCCAAGATCCTTAGTAGCAAGAGCAAGGCCTACACG GTGGTGGGCACCCCATGCTACATCTCCCCGGAACTGTGTGAGGGCAAGCCTTACAACCAGAAGAGTGACATCTGGGCCCTGGGCTGTGTCCTCTATGAGCTGGCCAGTCTCAAGAGGGCCTTTGAAGCTGCG AACCTGCCAGCGCTGGTGCTGAAAATCATGAGCGGCACCTTTGCGCCCATCTCTGACCGGTACAGCCCGGAGCTGCGCCAGCTCGTGCTCAGtctgctcagcctggagccctcCCAGCGGCCCCCGCTCAGCCACATCATGGCACAGCCCCTCTGCATCCGCGCCCTCCTCAACCTGCACACCGACCTGGGCAGTGTCCGCATGAGGAG GGCAGAGAAGTCCCTGGTCCCCGGGCCACCCATGGCCCCCGGCGGCAGCACAGGGAGCAGGACCACGGGCGCCCGCTGCAGGG GCATACCCCGCGGACCCCCACGGCCGGCCATTCCGCCACCGCTGTCGTCCGTGTACGCGTGGGGCGGCGGGCTCAGCGCCCCGCTGCGGCTGCCGATGCTCAACACAGAAGTGGTCCAGGTGGCAGCCGGACGCACGCAGAAAGCGGGCGTCACGCGCTCCGGGCGCCTCATCCTGTGGGAG gccccgcccctAGGCGCCGGAGGGGGCGCCCTCCTGCCCGGGGCCGtggagcagcagcagccccagttCGTCTCCCGTTTCCTGGAGGGCCAGTCGGGCGTGACTATCAAGCACGTGGCCTGTGGGGACCTCTTCACAGCCTGCCTGACCG ACCGAGGTATCATCATGACCTTTGGCAGTGGCAGCAATGGGTGCCTAGGCCATGGCGGCCTCAATGACCTCAGCCAG ccCACCATTGTGGAGGCCCTGCTGGGCTATGAGATGGTGCAGGTGGCCTGTGGGGCGTCCCACGTGCTGGCCCTGTCTACTGAGCGAGAACTCTTTGCCTGGGGCCGCGGAGACGGTG GCCGGCTGGGCCTGGGCACCAGGGAGTCCCACAGCTGCCCCCAGCAGGTGTCCATGCCCCCAGGACAGGAAGCCCAGCGGGTGGTATGTGGCATTGACTCCTCAATGATCCTCACTGTCCCTGGCcaagccctggcctgtgggagtAACAG GTTCAACAAGCTGGGCCTGGACCACCTCtccctgggggaggagcctgccccCTACCAGCAGGTGGAGGAGGCCCTGAGCTTCACACCACTAGGTTCTGCGCCCCTCGACCAGGAGCCCCTGCTCAGCGTGGACCTGGGCACTGCTCACTCAGCTGCCGTGACTG CCTCTGGCGACTGCTACACTTTCGGCAGCAATCAGCATGGGCAGTTGGGCACCAATGCCCGCCGGGTCAGCAGGGCACCTTGTCAAGTCCAAGGTTTGCAGAACATGAAGATAGCGATGGTGGCCTGTGGAGATGCCTTCACTGTAGCCATCGGGGCAG AAGGTGAAGTGTACTCTTGGGGCAAAGGGGCCCGGGGTCGACTAGGAAGAAGGGATGAGGATGCTGGACTCCCTCGGCCAGTGCAGCTGGATGAGACACACCCCTACACAGTGACTTCGGTGTCCTGCTGCCATGGAAACACTCTCCTGGCTGTTCGCG CGGTTACAGATGAGCAGATTCCACCCTGA
- the FAM222B gene encoding protein FAM222B has product MLACLPGPGDLSFQLLSHTQMNTGLQKWDTTQKMRAAHYPTPAELDAYAKKVANNPLTIKIFPNSVKVPQRKHVRRTVNGLDTSAQRYSPYPTQAATKAGLLAIVKVPAKSILKDFDGTRARLLPEAIMNPPVAPYAPAAPSTLAHPQAQALARQQALQHAQTLAHAPPQTLQHPQGIPPPQALSHPQSLQQPQGLGHPQPLAQAQGLVHPPALSHQGLQHPPNPLLHGGRKMPDSDAPPNVTVSTSTIPLSMAATLQHSQPPDLSSIVHQISQFCQTRAGISTTSVCEGQIANPSPISRSLLINASTRVSTHSVPTPMPSCVVNPMEHTHAATAALPATGPVNLPAGISRAPTGYPSDLKPVAWNQHQLAHLQQMCSEAGGTPAPGLTGKHAAGRELAGPGFVGKAPAYPQELCLAQSFHLKPPLEKPTPSPPVNGLAAPLAYPNGHYFQPLWNNILPTPNSDSSGSQDLAMPFHGGQPTGAPLDCGTAAGAHYRAGTGGGPVASQNSLMQTVDYLSGDFQQACFREQSLAMLSKAHRAPGNRAPDPADSRNLHIQHPGYR; this is encoded by the exons ATGCTAGCCTGTCTACCAGGGCCAGGTGACCTGTCCTTTCAGCTTCTTTCTCACACGCAGATGAACACTGGACTTCAGAAAT ggGACACTACACAGAAAATGAGAGCTGCTCACTACCCTACCCCAGCCGAATTGGACGCGTATGCTAAGAAGGTCGCAAACAACCCACTGACTATAAAAATCTTCCCCAACAGTGTGAAGGTTCCCCAGCGGAAACACGTTCGTCGTACTGTGAACGGCCTCGACACATCAGCCCAGCGCTACAGCCCCTACCCGACTCAGGCTGCCACCAAGGCAGGCCTGCTTGCCATTGTCAAAGTGCCAGCCAAAAGCATACTCAAGGACTTTGACGGCACCCGAGCCCGATTGCTCCCTGAGGCCATCATGAACCCCCCGGTGGCGCCCTACGCTCCTGCGGCACCCAGCACTTTagcccacccccaggcccaggctcTGGCCCGCCAGCAGGCCCTGCAGCATGCACAGACCCTGGCCCATGCCCCTCCCCAGACGCTGCAGCACCCTCAGGGTATCCCGCCACCCCAGGCGCTGTCCCACCCTCAGAGCCTCCAGCAGCCTCAGGGCCTGGgccaccctcagcccctggcccAAGCCCAGGGCCTGGTCCACCCTCCAGCCCTGTCTCACCAGGGTCTCCAGCACCCCCCCAATCCCTTGCTGCATGGAGGTCGGAAGATGCCAGACTCAGATGCTCCCCCGAATGTGACCGTGTCTACCTCAACCATCCCCCTTTCGATGGCGGCCACCCTGCAGCACAGCCAGCCCCCGGACCTGAGCAGCATCGTGCACCAGATCAGCCAGTTTTGCCAGACGAGGGCAGGCATCAGCACTACCTCAGTGTGCGAGGGCCAGATTGCCAACCCCAGCCCCATTAGCCGCAGTCTGCTCATCAATGCAAGCACCCGGGTGTCAACCCACAGCGTCCCCACGCCAATGCCTTCATGTGTGGTCAATCCCATGGAGCACACCCATGCGGCTACGGCCGCGTTGCCTGCCACAGGCCCTGTCAACCTGCCCGCGGGCATCTCTCGAGCCCCCACTGGCTACCCTAGCGACCTCAAGCCAGTCGCCTGGAACCAGCACCAGCTGGCCCATCTACAGCAGATGTGCAGTGAGGCCGGGGGGACGCCGGCCCCTGGCCTGACAGGCAAGCATGCGGCAGGACGTGAGTTGGCAGGGCCCGGCTTTGTGGGCAAGGCCCCTGCCTACCCGCAGGAACTCTGCCTGGCACAGTCCTTCCATCTGAAGCCACCCCTGGAGAAGCCAACCCCATCCCCACCCGTCAACGGCCTGGCAGCCCCATTGGCCTACCCCAATGGTCACTACTTCCAACCCCTGTGGAACAACATTCTGCCCACCCCCAATAGCGACAGCTCGGGGTCTCAGGACCTCGCCATGCCGTTCCATGGTGGGCAGCCCACGGGTGCACCCCTCGACTGTGGGACGGCTGCTGGGGCCCACTACCGAGCAGGGACCGGGGGCGGTCCAGTGGCAAGCCAGAACAGCCTGATGCAAACGGTGGATTACCTAAGCGGGGATTTCCAGCAGGCCTGCTTTCGAGAACAGAGCCTGGCAATGCTGAGCAAGGCCcaccgagcccctggcaaccGAGCCCCTGATCCCGCAGATAGTCGAAATCTTCATATTCAGCACCCCGGGTATAGATAG